In the Bacillus amyloliquefaciens DSM 7 = ATCC 23350 genome, GACCCTTATTTCTCAGGAACAAAAGTCAAATGGATTCTTGACAATGTAGAAGGCGCCCGGGAAAAAGCGGAAAACGGAAATCTTCTGTTCGGAACGATTGATTCATGGCTCATCTGGAAAATGTCCGGAGGCGCGGCACACGTAACGGATTATTCCAATGCCTCAAGAACGCTGATGTTTAATATTCATGAATTAAAATGGGATGATGAACTGCTTGATATTTTAGGCGTGCCGAAATCCATGCTGCCTGAAGTGAAACCGTCTTCTCATGTATACGCGAAAACGGTTGATTATCATTTCTTCGGTAAAAATATTCCGATTGCGGGGGCGGCAGGAGATCAGCAGTCAGCGCTGTTCGGTCAGGCGTGCTTTGAAGAAGGCATGGGGAAAAACACATACGGCACAGGCTGCTTTATGCTCATGAATACCGGTGAAAAAGCCATTACTTCAGAGCACGGCCTGCTGACGACAATTGCCTGGGGATTAGACGGAAAAGTTGAGTATGCGCTGGAAGGAAGCATCTTTGTCGCTGGTTCTGCCATCCAATGGCTGAGAGACGGCATGCGGATGTTCCAGGATTCGAAAGAAAGCGAGACATACGCAGAGCGTGTGGATTCCACTGACGGTGTTTATGTCGTGCCTGCTTTTGTCGGATTAGGCACACCGTACTGGGATAGTGACGTGCGCGGCTCAGTCTTCGGCCTGACACGCGGAACGACGAAGGAGCATTTTATCCGTGCTACGATTGAATCGCTCGCATATCAGACGAAAGATGTTCTTGACGCCATGGAGGCTGATTCAGGCATCTCTTTGAAAACATTGCGTGTAGACGGCGGAGCGGTAAAAAATAATTTCCTTATGCAGTTCCAAAGCGACTTGCTTGATGTTCCGGTCGAACGTCCGCAAATTAATGAAACGACGGCGCTCGGTGCCGCATATTTAGCCGGAATTGCTGTCGGCTACTGGAAGGACAGCGCTGAAATCGCTGATCAATGGAATCTGGATAAGCAATTCAAACCGGATATGGAAGATGAAAAACGCGAAGAATTGTACAGTGGCTGGAAAAAAGCAGTAAATGCAGCTATGGCTTTTAAATAAGATAAAATTGTGGTATACTGAAAACAAGTTAATAGGAACGGTCCTGAGATGAGGAGAGACCACAGCACCAAAGTGATGACAGCGCTTTGGCTGTTGTGGTCTCTTTTTCTATACCGTGACAACAAGGAGGAAACGTAATGATGAATCACCAATTTTCAAGTTTGGAACGGGATCATATGCTGGAAGACATGACTAAAAAAACATACGATCTGTTTATTATAGGCGGAGGTATTACAGGTGCCGGTACGGCGCTTGACGCTGCTTCAAGAGGAATGAAAGTCGCTTTGAGCGAAATGCAGGATTTTGCGGCTGGCACATCAAGCCGATCTACAAAGCTTGTCCACGGCGGCTTGCGTTATCTGAAACAATTTGAAGTCAAAATGGTCGCTGAAGTCGGTAAGGAACGTGCCATTGTATATGAAAACGGCCCGCACGTGACGACGCCGGAATGGATGCTGCTTCCGTTCCATAAAGGAGGCACATTCGGTTCATTCTCTACTTCCATCGGTCTGCGTGTGTATGACTATTTAGCAGGGGTGAAAAAAGCAGAGCGCAGAAGCATGCTGTCTGCAAAAGAAACACTGCAGAAAGAGCCGCTTGTCAAAAAAGACGGCTTAAAAGGCGGAGGCTACTATGTAGAGTACCGGACGGACGATGCGAGACTGACGATTGAAGTCATGAAAGAAGCCGTTAAATTCGGTGCAGAGCCTGTCAACTATTCTAAAGTGAAAGAGTTGCTGTATGAAAAAGGAAAAGTTGTCGGCGTTTTAGTTGAAGATTTGCTGTCAGGCAAGGAATACAAAATTTATGCCAAAAAAATCGTCAATGCGACAGGTCCGTGGGTTGACCAGCTGAGAGAAAAAGACCACAGCAAAAACGGTAAGCATCTCCAGCATACAAAAGGGGTCCATCTTGTATTCGACCAATCCGTATTCCCGCTTAAGCAGGCAGTGTACTTTGACACGCCGGACGGCCGGATGGTGTTCGCCATTCCGCGTGAAGGAAAAACATATGTAGGTACGACAGATACGGTTTACAAACAAAAACTTGAGCATCCGCGCATGACTGTGCAGGATCGTGATTATGTCGTCAGCTCTATCAATTATATGTTCCCGGAACTGAATATTACGGCTGACGATATTGAATCAAGCTGGGCCGGCCTCAGACCGCTCATTCACGAAGAAGGAAAAGATCCGTCTGAGATCTCCCGTAAAGATGAAATCTGGACATCTCAATCCGGCCTGATTACAATCGCCGGAGGAAAACTGACGGGTTATAGAAAAATGGCTGAGCACATTGTCGATCTTGTCCGCGACCGTTTAAAAGAAGAAGGCGGCCAGGACTTCGGCGGCTGTAAAACGAAGACGATGCCGATTTCCGGAGGACATGTCGGCGGCTCTAAAAACTTCGAGTCATTTGTGGAAGCAAAGACAAAAGACGGCTTGAAAATCGGTTTATCACAGGAAACTGCTAAGCAGTTAGCCATCAGATACGGCTCTAACGTTGATAATGTCTTCAACCGCATTGA is a window encoding:
- the glpK gene encoding glycerol kinase GlpK — protein: METYILSIDQGTTSSRAILFNKEGKIVHSAQKEFTQHFPQPGWVEHNANEIWGTVLAVIATVISESGISADQIAGIGITNQRETTVVWDKDTGKPIYNAIVWQSRQTSGICEELREKGYSDTFRQKTGLLIDPYFSGTKVKWILDNVEGAREKAENGNLLFGTIDSWLIWKMSGGAAHVTDYSNASRTLMFNIHELKWDDELLDILGVPKSMLPEVKPSSHVYAKTVDYHFFGKNIPIAGAAGDQQSALFGQACFEEGMGKNTYGTGCFMLMNTGEKAITSEHGLLTTIAWGLDGKVEYALEGSIFVAGSAIQWLRDGMRMFQDSKESETYAERVDSTDGVYVVPAFVGLGTPYWDSDVRGSVFGLTRGTTKEHFIRATIESLAYQTKDVLDAMEADSGISLKTLRVDGGAVKNNFLMQFQSDLLDVPVERPQINETTALGAAYLAGIAVGYWKDSAEIADQWNLDKQFKPDMEDEKREELYSGWKKAVNAAMAFK
- the glpD gene encoding glycerol-3-phosphate dehydrogenase, which produces MMNHQFSSLERDHMLEDMTKKTYDLFIIGGGITGAGTALDAASRGMKVALSEMQDFAAGTSSRSTKLVHGGLRYLKQFEVKMVAEVGKERAIVYENGPHVTTPEWMLLPFHKGGTFGSFSTSIGLRVYDYLAGVKKAERRSMLSAKETLQKEPLVKKDGLKGGGYYVEYRTDDARLTIEVMKEAVKFGAEPVNYSKVKELLYEKGKVVGVLVEDLLSGKEYKIYAKKIVNATGPWVDQLREKDHSKNGKHLQHTKGVHLVFDQSVFPLKQAVYFDTPDGRMVFAIPREGKTYVGTTDTVYKQKLEHPRMTVQDRDYVVSSINYMFPELNITADDIESSWAGLRPLIHEEGKDPSEISRKDEIWTSQSGLITIAGGKLTGYRKMAEHIVDLVRDRLKEEGGQDFGGCKTKTMPISGGHVGGSKNFESFVEAKTKDGLKIGLSQETAKQLAIRYGSNVDNVFNRIEGLKDEAAKRQIPVHILAEAAYSIEEEMAATPADFFVRRTGRLFFDIKWVKTYKTAVIDYMSDRFQWDDETKAKHTEWLNTLLHDAVVPLEQ